A genomic window from Hyla sarda isolate aHylSar1 chromosome 8, aHylSar1.hap1, whole genome shotgun sequence includes:
- the HACD2 gene encoding very-long-chain (3R)-3-hydroxyacyl-CoA dehydratase 2: MTSQNSGSSRSMENGSQRKRKGPGAFATAYLVIYNVIMTAGWLVIAVGLVRTYLAKGSYHSLYYSIERPLKFFQTGALLEIVHCALGIVPSSVVLTAFQVSSRVFLTWAVTHSVREVQNEDSVLLFVVAWTITEIIRYSFYTFSLLNHLPYIIKWARYTLFIVLYPMGVAGELLTIYAALPYIKQTGLYSISLPNKYNFSFDYYTFLILVMVSYIPIFPQLYFHMIHQRRKVLHVERKKSD; encoded by the exons ATGACGAGCCAAAATTCTGGGAGCAGCAGGTCTATGGAGAATGGCAGCCAGAGGAAGAGGAAGGGTCCTGGAGCTTTTGCCACTGCTTATCTGGTCATTTATAATGTCATCATGACAGCAGG ATGGCTGGTCATAGCGGTGGGTTTAGTGCGCACGTATCTCGCCAAGGGGAGTTACCACAGTCTTTACTACTCCATTGAGCGGCCCCTGAAGTTCTtccagaccggagcgctgctggaG ATTGTACATTGTGCACTGG GAATCGTGCCCTCCTCCGTGGTCCTCACTGCGTTTCAGGTTTCGTCTCGGGTGTTCCTGACCTGGGCCGTCACACACAGCGTGAGAGAG GTTCAGAATGAGGACTCCGTCCTGCTGTTTGTTGTTGCCTGGACAATCACTGAAATTATCCGCTACTCGTTTTATACCTTCAGTCTTCTAAACCATCTGCCATACATCATCAAGTGGGCCAG GTACACGCTCTTCATTGTCTTATACCCCATGGGGGTAGCAGGAGAATTACTGACGATCTATGCTGCACTGCCATACATCAAGCAGACCGGCCTGTACTCCATCAGCCTGCCCAACAAATACAACTTCTCATTCGATTACTACACCTTCCTCATCCTCGTCATGGTGTCCTACATCCCTA TTTTCCCGCAGTTGTACTTCCACATGATCCACCAGCGCAGGAAAGTTCTTCACGTCGAGCGCAAGAAGTCTGATTAA